The sequence TCAGTCAATTGGTGTACAATTCAATATAACAAATTCGGTATGTATCTATTTATCATCGTTTATATTAATTTtccattattacctttattattgttactattatattaCTTTTAGGGTTTTTTATTAAACTTTTTTTGTTGTTGTTCTTCGTCTAGTTACCTCTAAGCTATCAGTAATGATCAGTGTATAGTTGATTAGTTGTTGACTttatttaaatccgaattttggaaTTTCATGCTAAGAAATTGGGAATTTATGGGTGCTATTACGGTGCAATGAGTTCTAATGTGCTATTGATTTATTCgataatttattaatatttacagcttaattaattatgacgtttacttcaattaataaatattaataaataatcgaattcttgataatttaatagtactTCATCTTTTTAGGATATAAATAAAGACATCAGTAatgccacaattaaactaccatccttgtcagttttttcataatattcgattaTAACCGGAAACTGAACCGAACCGAATCCGATTATCCGAATTCGATTTCGGTTTTTTCAGTTCGGTtttaacaaacaaaaaaaaaaaaaaacgaaaaccgaaccgatgaggCGATGAACACCCCTATTAAATACCTTATTTTTAGATTTTGCATATCATTTACTACACTTGGGTAGTGTTGGCTTATATATATGATGATATATCTAATTTTTTCTATCAATTCTAAATAGTCTTTTATATTTAATGTGATATAGAAAGTATATTTGGTTTCAAATTTCCTGGATTCATAGTTCTGTTTGATAGATAAATGTTAGTGATTTAATGGGCGGGTAGTTATAATTTGCAAGTTTGGCAGCTCGTTATGTATATATTCTTGAATTAATTAATTCCTTGCCTACAGAGAATGGATATGATAAACGATTCAACAAGGGATTTCCGTAGGATCTCACAGGTATTATGATTTTCAGTTTATCGAAGTAGAAATGCTCTTTATTCAAAGAATTTTTTCAAAAATTTTATAAGCTagtactttttatatttatataaatataaatatacgtatctatttttttttaaataatttggtAGATTCTGATTTGGATTTCGTTTGCGTGTGCAGAGTGGCACAATTGTGCTTCTTTTGCTGTGGCATCTTGTACATTTTATTCGAAGTGTCTTATACTTTATCCGGGAGATGCTGCGTGCAATTGAAAGCTACCTTATAACAAATGGATTTGTGAATACGTACGATGATCTTAATTTAAAGCGGGTCAAGTATCTTGGAATTGTTGTGGATAGTGATGAAGCCCGTAACATGTCAAAAGTTGTTGAGCTTTTGGAGTGGCTTTCAGCTATTGGTGTGAAAAAAGTCTGCTTATATGATCGTGATGGTAAACATACACATGTTTTACCTTTGTTAATACTATTCACGTCTATTGAAGGTTGATGAATATTTTGTTGgttgattattatttttttgtctTTCAAATGTAGGAGTGTTAAAGAAGTCAAAGAAAGTCTTGATGGAGAGATTTGGCTATGCAGAGATATCTGATGTATTGTGCTCTATGATATATTTCTTGCTACATTATTATGCATAAATATCGATCGTTACATTATCAgtttacaaaaaataaaaataaaataaaaaagaaaaagaaagaaaaaagaagaaaagaaaagttAAATATTAACTGAT comes from Rutidosis leptorrhynchoides isolate AG116_Rl617_1_P2 chromosome 4, CSIRO_AGI_Rlap_v1, whole genome shotgun sequence and encodes:
- the LOC139842801 gene encoding uncharacterized protein, with amino-acid sequence MDMINDSTRDFRRISQSGTIVLLLLWHLVHFIRSVLYFIREMLRAIESYLITNGFVNTYDDLNLKRVKYLGIVVDSDEARNMSKVVELLEWLSAIGVKKVCLYDRDGVLKKSKKVLMERFGYAEISDENSKTAPLVRKKRMDFEFVSITDGKEAVAKAANLLFEKYYVNGDSEKPFFTETHLTEALKTLGAVEPDPDLILIYGPARCHLGFPAWRIRYTEIVHMGPLKYKKYGLILKAIHRFTKVKQNYGS